The Xiphophorus couchianus chromosome 14, X_couchianus-1.0, whole genome shotgun sequence genome includes a region encoding these proteins:
- the LOC114157879 gene encoding receptor-type tyrosine-protein phosphatase H-like codes for MQWNKINNITNFVLQFNGTEKFIRAPAGNGPVTYTVSSLTAGNKYTFTLFSMFENVRSSGVQYEAATVPKNAEDFRSSNQDESSITLQWNKINNSTSFVLQFNGTETNISAPDGDGPVTYTVTSLTAGTRYTFTLFYVFENIRNSQGQLSAVTAPRNAEGLTKSGQDESSITLQWNKINNSTNFVLQFNGRETFIRAPDGDGPVIHTISSLAAGTRYSFSLFSVFENVRSSGVQLTAVTVPENAKGFRASEQDDSRITLRWNKVGSNINFVLQFNGTETFIGAPDVYGPVTYTVTSLTPRTNYTFTLFSVFENVRSSGVSIFAATGPNYVFGLDLKLELLEQMTKSEMEDALIELLRENNLPPHITLKIISSKP; via the exons ATGCAGTGgaataaaatcaacaacatCACCAACTTTGTTCTCCAGTTTAACGGCACAGAGAAATTCATCAGAGCACCAGCTGGAAATGGACCAGTGACTTACACAGTCTCATCTCTCACTGctggaaataaatacacattcaCTCTCTTCTCTATGTTTGAGAACGTCAGAAGCAGTGGAGTACAATATGAAGCTGCAACTG TACCTAAAAATGCAGAAGACTTCAGGTCATCAAATCAAGATGAGAGCAGCATCACTCTGCAGTGgaataaaatcaacaacagcACCAGTTTTGTTCTCCAG TTTAACGGCACAGAGACAAACATCAGTGCACCAGATGGAGATGGACCAGTAACTTACACAGTCACATCTCTGACTGCTGGAACTAGATATACATTCACTCTTTTCTATGTGTTTGAGAATATAAGAAACAGTCAAGGCCAACTGTCAGCTGTCACTG ctCCTCGAAATGCAGAAGGACTTACAAAGTCAGGACAAGATGAGAGCAGCATCACTCTGCAGTGgaataaaatcaacaacagcACCAACTTTGTTCTCCAGTTTAACGGCAGAGAGACGTTCATCAGAGCACCAGATGGAGATGGACCAGTGATCCACACCATCTCATCTCTAGCTGCTGGAACCAGATACTCATTCAGtctcttctctgtgtttgaGAACGTCAGAAGCAGTGGAGTACAACTTACTGCTGTCACTG tgccAGAAAATGCAAAAGGCTTCAGAGCATCAGAACAAGATGACAGCAGAATCACTCTGCGGTGGAATAAAGTCGGCAGCAACATCAACTTTGTTCTGCAGTTTAACGGCACAGAGACATTCATCGGTGCACCAGATGTATATGGACCAGTGACCTACACAGTCACATCTCTGACCCCTCGTACAAACTACACATTCActcttttctctgtgtttgaaAATGTCAGAAGCAGTGGAGTCAGCATATTTGCAGCTACTG GTCCAA atTATGTTTTTGGATTGGATTTGAAGTTGGAGCTTCTAgaacaaatgacaaaatcagAGATGGAAGACGCTTTGATAGAG CTCCTCAGAGAAAATAATCTGCCGCCACACATTACTCTGAAAATCATTTCCTCCAAACCATGA
- the LOC114157376 gene encoding L-selectin-like encodes MDFRLILFGLTGAMLSVACAQSHQYYFVNTSLTWRDAQRVCRRDYTDLATIESTADVDDFLRTTSNNTGKAWIGLYDDKINSWKWSLNDSSFYSPGEYSFRDWEPNEPNNYYGQQYCVRFYGTAYNSVGRWDDIGCTETIQFVCYNGTVGGSPSYVLSNISLNWTEAQKFCRTNYVDLAR; translated from the exons ATGGATTTCAGGCTCATCCTGTTTGGGCTCACAG gtgCCATGCTCAGTGTTGCCTGTGCCCAAAGCCATCAGTACTACTTTGTGAATACTTCGCTTACGTGGAGAGACGCTCAGAGAGTCTGCAGACGGGACTACACTGATCTGGCCACCATTGAAAGCACAGCTGATGTTGATGATTTTTTAAGGACCACCTCCAATAAtacag gcAAGGCATGGATAGGTCTTTatgatgacaaaataaacagctGGAAATGGTCCCTAAATGACAGCAGCTTCTACAGTCCTGGAGAATATTCATTTAGGGACTGGGAACCTAACGAACCCAATAATTATTATGGACAACAGTATTGTGTTAGATTTTACGGTACTGCTTATAACTCTGTGGGCAGATGGGATGACATTGGGTGCACGGAGACAATACAATTTGTGTGCTATAATG GTACAGTAGGTGGATCACCATCCTATGTTTTGAGTAACATTTCACTAAACTGGACAGAAGCTCAGAAATTCTGCCGTACGAATTATGTTGACCTGGCCAGGTAA